One Helianthus annuus cultivar XRQ/B chromosome 12, HanXRQr2.0-SUNRISE, whole genome shotgun sequence genomic region harbors:
- the LOC110895460 gene encoding tubulin alpha chain: MRECISVHIGQAGIQVGNSCWELYCLEHGIQPDGQMPSDKTVGGGDDAFNTFFSETGAGKHVPRAIFVDLEPTVIDEVRTGTYRQLFHPEQLISGKEDAANNFARGHYTIGKEIVDLCLDRIRKLADNCTGLQGFLVFNAVGGGTGSGLGSLLLERLSVDYGKKSKLGFTVYPSPQVSTSVVEPYNSVLSTHSLLEHTDVAVLLDNEAIYDICKRSLDIERPTYTNLNRLISQVISSLTASLRFDGALNVDVTEFQTNLVPYPRIHFMLSSYAPVISAEKAYHEQLSVAEITNTAFEPSSMMAKCDPRHGKYMACCLMYRGDVVPKDVNAAVATIKTKRTIQFVDWCPTGFKCGINYQPPTVVPGGDLAKVQRAVCMISNSTSVAEVFSRIDHKFDLMYAKRAFVHWYVGEGMEEGEFSEAREDLAALEKDYEEVGAESGENEDEDDGDY, translated from the exons ATGAGGGAGTGTATCTCGGTTCACATCGGTCAGGCTGGTATTCAGGTTGGGAATTCCTGCTGGGAGCTTTACTGCCTCGAACATGGTATTCAG CCTGATGGCCAGATGCCAAGTGACAAGACTGTTGGGGGAGGTGATGATGCTTTCAACACCTTTTTTAGCGAAACAGGTGCTGGAAAACACGTCCCTCGCGCCATTTTTGTTGACCTTGAGCCCACTGTCATCGACGAAGTCAGAACTGGAACATACCGCCAACTGTTCCACCCCGAGCAGCTCATTAGTGGGAAGGAAGACGCCGCAAACAACTTTGCACGAGGCCACTATACCA TTGGAAAAGAGATTGTTGACTTATGTTTAGACCGCATACGGAAGCTTGCTGACAACTGCACTGGTCTTCAGGGATTCTTGGTGTTCAATGCAGTTGGTGGAGGCACAGGTTCTGGTCTCGGCTCGCTTCTACTAGAACGCCTATCCGTTGACTATGGAAAAAAGTCAAAGCTCGGGTTTACTGTCTATCCTTCACCACAAGTTTCGACCTCAGTCGTTGAGCCATACAACAGTGTGCTATCTACACACTCTCTCCTTGAACACACTGATGTTGCAGTTTTACTAGACAACGAAGCCATTTACGATATCTGCAAGCGATCTCTGGATATCGAACGGCCCACTTACACGAATCTAAACCGTCTGATCTCCCAGGTTATATCTTCATTAACCGCGTCTTTAAGGTTTGATGGGGCGTTGAACGTGGATGTAACCGAGTTCCAAACAAATCTTGTTCCATACCCAAGGATCCATTTCATGCTTTCGTCTTACGCACCAGTAATCTCAGCTGAAAAGGCATACCATGAACAACTGTCAGTTGCTGAGATCACAAACACGGCTTTTGAACCGTCTTCTATGATGGCGAAATGTGACCCGCGTCATGGTAAATACATGGCTTGTTGTTTGATGTATAGGGGTGATGTGGTCCCAAAAGATGTGAATGCAGCAGTGGCAACTATTAAAACAAAGCGGACGATTCAGTTTGTCGACTGGTGCCCGACTGGATTCAAATGTGGGATTAATTATCAGCCGCCAACGGTGGTTCCTGGTGGTGATCTTGCGAAGGTGCAACGAGCGGTGTGTATGATATCTAACTCGACAAGTGTGGCTGAGGTGTTCTCTCGCATTGACCATAAGTTCGACTTGATGTATGCGAAGAGGGCGTTTGTTCATTGGTATGTTGGTGAGGGTATGGAGGAAGGTGAGTTTTCGGAAGCTCGCGAAGATTTGGCTGCATTGGAGAAGGATTATGAGGAGGTTGGTGCTGAGTCTGGtgagaatgaagatgaagatgatggggATTATTAA